One genomic segment of Deltaproteobacteria bacterium HGW-Deltaproteobacteria-18 includes these proteins:
- the potD gene encoding spermidine/putrescine ABC transporter substrate-binding protein PotD (can transport spermidine and putrescine but affinity is higher for spermidine; forms a complex of PotA2BCD; PotD is a periplasmic component that binds the substrate), with protein sequence MKRLVLTVLCLMLATQVLAASKELYVYNWSEYMPDSVLEDFTKETGVKVIMSTYDSNEALYAKIRMVEAKGYDLVVPSTDFVARMHKEGLLMKLDKSKLGNLGNLNPKLMNQSFDPDNTYSVPYMWGSTAIAVNTKDPAAASVTSFADLWKPELAGKILLPNDMRGVIGMGLKRLGYSLNETDPAKVAEACELLLPLMASVRVFDSDSPKQALLNNEVQAAVLWNGEAYIATSENPDIRYVYPAEGYSLWIDNLCIPKNAGNADNAHLFIDYLLRPEVAAFICQEMGYSTPNLAAQAILPEDVRGNAIVYPASEEMARGEFETDLGPAVKAYEECWMRLKTQ encoded by the coding sequence ATGAAAAGATTGGTACTGACGGTCCTGTGCCTCATGCTGGCCACCCAGGTTCTTGCGGCATCCAAGGAACTCTATGTCTACAACTGGTCCGAATACATGCCGGACAGTGTGCTTGAGGATTTCACGAAGGAGACCGGGGTCAAGGTCATCATGTCGACCTACGACAGCAATGAGGCCCTGTATGCCAAGATCAGGATGGTCGAAGCCAAGGGATACGATCTTGTCGTGCCGTCCACCGATTTTGTGGCGCGCATGCACAAGGAAGGCCTGCTCATGAAGCTGGACAAGTCCAAGCTTGGCAATCTTGGCAACCTCAATCCCAAGCTCATGAACCAGTCCTTTGATCCGGACAACACCTACAGCGTGCCCTACATGTGGGGATCAACGGCCATCGCCGTGAACACCAAGGATCCTGCCGCAGCCTCGGTGACTTCCTTCGCCGACCTGTGGAAGCCTGAACTGGCCGGCAAGATCCTTTTGCCCAACGACATGCGCGGCGTGATCGGCATGGGCCTCAAACGGCTCGGTTATTCGCTGAACGAGACCGACCCGGCCAAGGTCGCCGAGGCCTGCGAGCTTCTGCTGCCGCTCATGGCCAGCGTGCGTGTCTTTGATTCCGACTCGCCCAAGCAGGCCCTGCTCAACAACGAGGTGCAGGCGGCGGTGCTCTGGAACGGCGAGGCGTACATCGCCACCAGTGAAAATCCGGATATCCGCTACGTCTACCCGGCGGAAGGCTACAGTCTCTGGATCGACAATCTGTGCATCCCCAAAAATGCGGGCAACGCGGACAACGCCCATCTCTTCATCGACTATCTCCTGCGCCCCGAAGTGGCGGCGTTCATCTGTCAGGAGATGGGCTATTCCACTCCCAATCTGGCAGCCCAGGCGATCCTGCCCGAAGACGTGCGCGGCAACGCCATTGTCTACCCTGCGTCAGAAGAAATGGCTCGGGGTGAATTCGAGACCGACCTTGGACCCGCCGTGAAGGCGTATGAGGAATGCTGGATGCGGCTCAAGACGCAGTAG
- a CDS encoding spermidine/putrescine ABC transporter permease PotC, with translation MRKLRALYATLVFVFLYLPLGVMVAYSFNSSRFSMAWKGLTLDWYVKLFGNTALMQAALHSLLIAALAATCSSILGTLVAMALQRWRFPTRKIIRTSLFVMMMSPDIVIGISLLVLFMALSLPLGFWTLLMAHVTLCVPFVSITVYGRLQGFDPHVVEAARDLGAGEYEVFRHVVLPMVFPAVLAGWFLSFTLSIDDVIISFFTTGPTFEVLPLRIYSMVRLGLKPEVNALCAIMILITVVAVFVSQRFLKEKS, from the coding sequence ATGCGAAAACTGCGCGCTCTTTACGCCACGCTGGTCTTTGTGTTCCTGTATCTGCCGCTTGGCGTCATGGTCGCCTATTCCTTCAACTCGTCCCGGTTTTCCATGGCCTGGAAGGGCCTGACCCTGGACTGGTACGTGAAACTTTTTGGCAACACCGCGCTCATGCAGGCGGCCCTGCATTCGCTCTTGATCGCGGCCCTGGCGGCGACCTGCTCCAGCATCCTCGGCACGCTCGTCGCCATGGCGTTGCAGCGCTGGCGTTTTCCGACGCGCAAGATCATCCGCACCTCGCTTTTCGTCATGATGATGTCACCTGACATCGTCATCGGCATTTCGCTTCTGGTGCTCTTCATGGCCCTGTCCCTGCCGCTGGGCTTCTGGACCCTGCTCATGGCCCATGTCACTCTTTGCGTGCCCTTTGTCAGCATCACCGTCTACGGCCGGCTCCAGGGGTTCGACCCGCATGTGGTGGAAGCCGCCCGGGATCTCGGGGCAGGGGAGTACGAGGTCTTTCGCCACGTGGTCCTGCCCATGGTCTTTCCTGCCGTCCTGGCCGGTTGGTTCTTGAGTTTCACCCTGTCCATCGACGACGTGATCATCAGTTTCTTCACCACCGGACCCACCTTCGAGGTCCTGCCCTTGCGAATTTATTCCATGGTCCGCCTGGGACTCAAGCCCGAGGTCAACGCCCTGTGCGCGATCATGATTCTTATAACCGTTGTGGCGGTCTTCGTGTCGCAGCGCTTTCTGAAGGAGAAATCATGA
- a CDS encoding spermidine/putrescine ABC transporter permease PotB, translated as MKNDGFFKLAVIVGVICWMAIFAFVPNILVFLASFSSTSSANFIEPGFSLNNYARLMDTTHLDILLSSLRLSGLVTVICLVTAYPFAAILARTRKPLRNTLLLLVVIPFWTNSLVRTYAMTAMLNSSGIVNNVLLFLGIIDSPLAMMYTPGAVVLGLVYTLLPFMILPLYAALERLDRRYLEAARDLGASPWRAFWKVVVPLTMPGIVSGCMLVFLPGIGMFYVSDVLGGAKAMLLGNFIRDQFLTTRDWPLGAAASVTLTVLMGLMLLLYWKSAARLGRKEA; from the coding sequence ATGAAAAATGACGGCTTCTTCAAGCTTGCCGTCATTGTCGGCGTCATCTGCTGGATGGCGATTTTCGCTTTTGTGCCCAACATACTGGTCTTTTTGGCCAGTTTCAGCTCCACGTCGTCCGCCAATTTCATCGAGCCCGGCTTTTCCCTGAACAACTACGCCCGGCTGATGGACACGACGCATCTGGACATCCTGCTGTCATCCCTGCGCCTTTCGGGCCTGGTCACGGTCATCTGCCTGGTCACGGCCTATCCTTTCGCCGCCATTCTGGCCCGGACCCGCAAGCCGCTTCGCAACACACTGCTGCTCCTGGTAGTCATCCCTTTCTGGACAAATTCCCTGGTGCGCACCTACGCCATGACCGCCATGCTCAACTCCAGCGGCATCGTGAACAACGTGCTGCTGTTTCTGGGCATCATCGATTCGCCCCTGGCCATGATGTACACCCCCGGGGCCGTGGTGCTGGGGCTTGTGTACACGCTGCTGCCGTTCATGATCCTGCCCCTTTACGCGGCTCTGGAGCGGCTCGACCGCCGCTATCTCGAAGCGGCGCGGGATCTGGGCGCAAGCCCCTGGCGGGCGTTCTGGAAAGTGGTCGTGCCCCTGACCATGCCCGGCATCGTCTCCGGCTGCATGCTGGTTTTCCTGCCGGGTATCGGCATGTTCTACGTGTCCGACGTGCTGGGCGGTGCCAAGGCCATGCTGCTCGGCAACTTCATCCGCGACCAGTTCCTGACCACCCGCGACTGGCCTCTTGGCGCTGCGGCCAGCGTGACCCTGACCGTGCTCATGGGACTCATGCTCCTCCTGTACTGGAAAAGCGCCGCCCGGCTGGGCAGGAAGGAGGCCTGA
- a CDS encoding spermidine/putrescine ABC transporter ATP-binding protein PotA, producing MTDCAAQSQALPVVQLRNVAKSYEGQHALTDVSLDVQRGEFLTILGPSGCGKTTILRLVAGFESATAGVISIDGKIVTDLPPERRNVNTVFQSYALFPHMNVFDNVAFGLRMKKRSAAEIGIEVRETLRLVQLEGFESRMVGKLSGGQQQRVAIARAIINRPLVLLLDEPLSALDYRLRKQMQLDLKHLQRKLGITFVLVTHDQEEAFSMSDRVVVMNNGHIEQIGTPVSVYEEPRNLYVARFVGEINIIDAEVVELGEGRARVRAQGLDVFMRTSHAFRPQEKVHILLRPEDLRVETLKDLAEDPELEDVFSRDRSLVGTVEETIYKGATYDVVVRLDAGGTVTATEFFNEDDETVYFKASDRVAVSWVEGWEVVLPYEK from the coding sequence ATGACGGATTGCGCGGCGCAGAGTCAGGCATTGCCGGTGGTTCAATTACGGAACGTGGCAAAGAGCTACGAGGGGCAGCATGCCTTGACGGACGTGTCTCTCGACGTGCAGCGCGGAGAGTTTCTGACCATCCTTGGGCCTTCCGGTTGCGGCAAGACAACCATCCTGCGTCTCGTGGCCGGTTTTGAAAGCGCCACCGCCGGAGTCATCTCCATTGACGGCAAGATCGTGACCGATCTCCCACCGGAGCGACGCAACGTCAATACGGTCTTTCAGAGCTACGCTCTTTTTCCGCACATGAATGTCTTCGACAACGTCGCCTTCGGGCTGCGCATGAAGAAGCGTTCTGCCGCCGAGATCGGCATCGAAGTGCGTGAGACCCTGCGCCTGGTTCAGCTCGAGGGCTTCGAGTCGCGCATGGTCGGCAAGCTCTCCGGCGGACAGCAGCAGCGGGTGGCCATCGCACGCGCCATCATCAACAGGCCGCTCGTGCTGCTTCTGGACGAACCGCTCTCCGCCCTTGATTACCGGCTGCGCAAGCAGATGCAACTCGATCTGAAACATTTGCAGCGCAAGCTCGGCATCACCTTCGTCCTCGTCACCCACGATCAGGAGGAGGCCTTTTCCATGTCCGATCGCGTTGTGGTCATGAACAACGGCCACATCGAGCAGATCGGCACTCCGGTCAGCGTCTACGAGGAACCCCGCAACCTTTACGTGGCCCGCTTCGTGGGCGAGATCAACATCATCGATGCCGAGGTGGTGGAACTGGGCGAGGGACGCGCCAGGGTGCGGGCGCAGGGACTGGACGTGTTCATGCGCACCAGCCACGCCTTCCGGCCGCAGGAGAAGGTCCACATCCTGCTGCGTCCGGAGGATCTGCGAGTCGAGACCCTGAAGGACCTGGCCGAGGACCCCGAACTGGAGGATGTCTTTTCTCGCGATCGTTCCCTGGTAGGCACGGTGGAAGAGACCATCTACAAGGGCGCGACCTACGATGTCGTGGTCAGGCTGGATGCAGGTGGCACCGTCACGGCCACGGAATTTTTCAACGAGGACGACGAGACCGTCTATTTCAAGGCTTCGGACCGGGTGGCCGTGAGCTGGGTCGAGGGCTGGGAAGTGGTGCTGCCATATGAAAAATGA
- a CDS encoding bifunctional ADP-dependent NAD(P)H-hydrate dehydratase/NAD(P)H-hydrate epimerase, producing the protein MVTLLPTPEEMSRWDRLTIDEFGLSGQILMENASRAALYALKKEFGPLRGASVMVFAGPGNNGGDAFAFARHLVNLGATVLILHAKHLAQYTHDSAYHLKLAMDMGIPCSYLPEYEMDLVPKIDIIVDGLLGTGFEGPLRPSMKDWIKSINKLGAESYVLSLDIPSGLSGTTGQPMPIAVEADLTVTFEEAKLGLFLPPAKGHIGKLVTSKIGIPRHIKEQHPPTHIALGPNLANLLPEPGSTMHKGEAGHIMILGGSPGLTGAPMLAARAAFRSGAGLVSIACPKALTPAYGSFPEVMTLGLGDSDQWSADCFDSLLPSLSRFSAVVFGPGLGRSDGAMAFLERYLTNPHARTLYDADALFLLAQRPDLLTLTGPDAVLTPHPGEMANFFGVTPGDINLSRASFAREFSFGHRVNLVLKGAATIVAGHEDPIAISPFCAPNLAIAGSGDVLAGIIGSLMAQGHPPLTAAQIGVYWHGYAGTQLADDFPYRGNTPMEIADHLPTALKEWKKCVQLKIS; encoded by the coding sequence ATGGTTACCCTTTTGCCCACTCCCGAGGAAATGTCCCGCTGGGACAGACTGACAATTGATGAATTCGGACTGTCCGGACAAATCCTGATGGAAAACGCCAGCAGGGCCGCTCTTTATGCCCTCAAAAAAGAATTCGGGCCCCTGCGTGGTGCCTCGGTCATGGTTTTTGCCGGTCCCGGCAACAATGGCGGCGACGCCTTCGCCTTCGCCAGGCATCTGGTCAATCTGGGGGCGACAGTCCTCATCCTGCACGCCAAGCATCTCGCGCAGTATACCCATGACTCCGCCTACCACCTGAAACTGGCCATGGACATGGGCATCCCCTGCTCCTACCTGCCCGAATACGAAATGGATCTGGTGCCAAAGATCGACATCATCGTGGACGGCCTGCTCGGAACCGGCTTCGAGGGCCCGCTGCGCCCGAGCATGAAGGATTGGATCAAGTCCATCAACAAGCTCGGCGCAGAATCCTATGTCCTGTCCCTGGACATCCCCTCGGGGCTCAGCGGCACCACGGGCCAACCCATGCCCATCGCGGTCGAGGCCGACCTGACCGTGACCTTCGAGGAGGCCAAGCTCGGGTTGTTCCTGCCACCAGCCAAAGGCCATATCGGCAAGCTGGTCACGTCCAAGATCGGCATTCCGCGACACATCAAGGAACAGCACCCGCCCACCCACATCGCCCTGGGACCGAATCTTGCGAACCTGCTGCCCGAACCGGGCTCGACCATGCACAAGGGAGAAGCGGGGCACATCATGATCCTGGGGGGCTCCCCCGGGCTGACCGGAGCGCCCATGCTCGCGGCCCGTGCGGCTTTCCGCTCCGGCGCGGGTCTGGTCAGCATAGCCTGCCCAAAGGCCCTGACTCCGGCTTACGGCAGCTTTCCCGAAGTCATGACCCTGGGCCTTGGCGATTCGGATCAATGGAGCGCCGATTGCTTCGATTCCCTCCTGCCTAGCCTTTCGCGCTTCTCGGCCGTGGTCTTCGGGCCCGGCCTTGGACGCAGTGATGGAGCCATGGCATTTTTGGAGCGCTATCTGACCAATCCTCACGCCAGGACCCTTTACGACGCCGATGCCCTCTTTCTGCTGGCCCAGCGCCCCGATCTCCTGACTCTCACCGGTCCGGACGCCGTACTGACCCCGCATCCCGGGGAGATGGCCAATTTCTTCGGGGTCACGCCTGGGGACATCAATCTCTCAAGGGCCAGCTTTGCCAGGGAATTCTCTTTTGGACACCGCGTCAATCTGGTCCTCAAAGGCGCGGCGACCATTGTCGCCGGGCACGAGGACCCCATCGCCATATCTCCGTTCTGTGCCCCCAACCTGGCCATTGCCGGATCGGGCGACGTGCTCGCCGGAATCATCGGCAGTCTCATGGCCCAGGGGCACCCGCCATTGACCGCCGCCCAGATCGGCGTGTACTGGCACGGGTATGCGGGCACTCAGCTCGCCGATGATTTCCCATACCGGGGCAACACACCCATGGAAATCGCCGATCACCTGCCAACCGCCCTGAAGGAGTGGAAAAAATGCGTACAGCTCAAGATATCATGA
- a CDS encoding tRNA (adenosine(37)-N6)-threonylcarbamoyltransferase complex ATPase subunit type 1 TsaE — protein sequence MILVLTSLEATAALAQAFAACVADSPALPPVLLHGQLGAGKTTFIRELVQNLPGSENAEVSSPSFNILNLYPTTPPVGHFDLYRTEGRGFDPDLEETLFAPDHFCLLEWAEFLPKDSMPDSHIDMFWTAEAEARTVQITAHGPEAQAFLDCLEKAASI from the coding sequence ATGATCCTTGTCCTGACCTCTCTTGAAGCGACGGCCGCCCTGGCGCAGGCCTTTGCGGCCTGCGTCGCGGACAGCCCGGCCCTCCCCCCCGTGCTGCTGCACGGCCAGCTCGGGGCCGGGAAAACGACCTTCATCCGGGAACTGGTCCAGAATCTGCCGGGAAGCGAAAACGCCGAGGTCAGCAGCCCCAGCTTCAACATCCTGAACCTCTACCCCACGACGCCGCCCGTGGGGCATTTCGACCTTTACCGCACCGAGGGCCGGGGCTTTGATCCCGATCTGGAAGAGACCCTCTTCGCTCCGGACCACTTCTGCCTGCTGGAATGGGCCGAATTCCTCCCTAAGGACAGCATGCCAGACTCCCACATCGACATGTTCTGGACAGCCGAGGCAGAGGCCAGAACCGTGCAGATCACCGCCCACGGGCCCGAAGCCCAGGCCTTTCTGGATTGCCTGGAAAAGGCCGCAAGCATTTAG